The following coding sequences are from one Sphingomonadaceae bacterium OTU29LAMAA1 window:
- a CDS encoding pilus assembly protein — translation MSILEFGLMLPLFLGFALTGIEFANYVMANNRVQRLAAMSADLVAQSGTGQIGVAEGQIYDLFSALDLTARPFDLRRFGRVVITGVQGTDNDNDGTVENRILWQRFDGDFVTPPLLGCAMTTAVATLPQNRQLIRDEILFHVQVSYRYQPIFSSLPFRWLTLPTSFTRGAMFRARNKDFTTPTPDSRFPAKRNCNTASGL, via the coding sequence GTGTCCATCCTGGAATTCGGGCTGATGCTGCCCCTGTTTCTGGGGTTTGCGCTGACGGGCATCGAATTCGCCAATTACGTCATGGCGAACAACCGCGTGCAGCGGCTGGCGGCGATGAGTGCCGATCTGGTCGCACAAAGCGGTACGGGGCAGATCGGTGTGGCCGAAGGGCAGATCTACGACCTGTTCAGCGCGCTGGATCTCACGGCACGCCCGTTCGATCTGCGCCGGTTCGGCCGGGTGGTGATCACCGGGGTGCAGGGGACGGACAACGACAACGACGGGACGGTCGAGAACCGCATTCTGTGGCAGCGGTTCGACGGCGATTTCGTCACGCCGCCGTTGCTCGGTTGCGCGATGACGACTGCGGTCGCGACGCTGCCGCAGAACAGGCAGCTGATCCGGGACGAAATCCTGTTCCACGTGCAGGTCAGCTACCGCTATCAGCCGATCTTCAGCTCCCTGCCGTTCCGCTGGCTGACGCTGCCGACCAGCTTCACCCGCGGCGCGATGTTCCGGGCGCGCAACAAGGACTTCACCACGCCCACTCCCGACAGCCGCTTTCCGGCCAAGCGGAACTGCAACACCGCAAGCGGCCTATGA
- a CDS encoding electron transfer flavoprotein-ubiquinone oxidoreductase yields the protein MPYDVVIVGAGPAGLSAAIRFKQVAAEKGADLSVCVLEKGSEVGAHILSGAVIDPRSLDELLPDWRDDCPLAEVPVTENLHWVLSPKKKVTLPHLWTPPFLHNKGTYTGSLGNLCRWLAGKAEELGVEIFPGFAAAEILFDEQGRVKGVATGDMGVARDGTHKGDYTPGLELHAKYTFFAEGVRGHLSKEIIRTFDLAKDAQPQVYGLGVKELWDIDPELHKPGRVIHTQGWPLGDDANGGGWLYHQANGQVSLGFVTWLNYSNPYLSPFSEMQKWKTHPEIAAILKGAKRVSYGARAISDGGLQSIPKLVFPGGALIGCSAGFLNVPRIKGTHTAMKSGMMAAEAAADAILSQREHDELTAYPEAFENSWVKKELSIVRNVVPLVKKFGDFVGSGLSGITMWLEHFGIKMPFTMKHHPDHESLWRKDMVKPPVYPKADGVLTFDRLSSVFLSNTNHEEDQPVHLTLRDPNVPVEYDLPMYDEPAQRYCPAGVYEIVGQETGDPKFVINAQNCVHCKTCDIKDPTQNINWVVPEGGGGPNYPNM from the coding sequence ATGCCTTATGACGTGGTGATCGTCGGCGCGGGCCCCGCGGGCCTGTCGGCGGCGATCCGTTTCAAACAGGTCGCGGCGGAGAAGGGCGCGGACCTCAGCGTCTGCGTGCTCGAAAAGGGGTCCGAGGTCGGCGCGCACATCCTGTCGGGCGCGGTGATCGACCCGCGCAGCCTCGACGAGCTGCTGCCCGACTGGCGCGACGACTGCCCGCTCGCCGAAGTGCCGGTGACCGAGAACCTGCACTGGGTCCTCTCGCCGAAGAAGAAGGTGACGCTCCCCCACCTCTGGACGCCGCCGTTCCTGCACAACAAGGGGACCTACACCGGCAGCCTCGGCAACCTCTGCCGCTGGCTCGCGGGCAAGGCGGAGGAGTTGGGCGTCGAGATCTTCCCCGGTTTCGCCGCCGCCGAGATCCTGTTCGACGAGCAGGGCCGCGTGAAGGGCGTCGCCACCGGCGACATGGGCGTCGCCCGCGACGGCACGCACAAGGGCGATTACACCCCCGGCCTCGAACTCCACGCCAAATATACCTTCTTCGCGGAGGGCGTGCGCGGTCACCTGTCGAAGGAGATCATCCGCACCTTCGACCTCGCGAAGGACGCGCAGCCGCAGGTCTACGGCCTCGGCGTCAAGGAATTGTGGGACATCGATCCCGAACTCCACAAGCCCGGCCGTGTTATCCACACGCAGGGCTGGCCCCTGGGCGACGACGCCAATGGCGGCGGCTGGCTGTACCATCAGGCGAACGGGCAGGTCAGCCTCGGCTTCGTGACATGGCTCAACTACAGCAACCCCTATCTCTCGCCCTTCTCGGAAATGCAGAAGTGGAAGACGCATCCGGAGATCGCCGCGATCCTGAAGGGGGCCAAGCGTGTGTCCTACGGCGCCCGCGCGATCAGCGACGGCGGCCTCCAGTCGATCCCCAAGCTCGTCTTCCCCGGCGGCGCGCTGATCGGCTGTTCGGCGGGCTTCCTCAACGTGCCCCGCATCAAGGGCACGCACACCGCGATGAAGAGCGGCATGATGGCCGCCGAAGCCGCCGCCGACGCGATCCTGTCGCAGCGCGAGCATGACGAGCTGACCGCCTATCCTGAAGCCTTCGAGAATTCGTGGGTGAAGAAGGAGCTGTCGATCGTCCGCAACGTCGTGCCGCTGGTCAAGAAGTTCGGCGATTTCGTCGGCTCCGGCCTGTCGGGCATCACGATGTGGCTCGAGCATTTCGGCATCAAGATGCCCTTCACCATGAAGCATCACCCCGACCATGAGTCGCTGTGGCGCAAGGACATGGTGAAGCCGCCGGTCTACCCGAAGGCGGACGGCGTGCTCACCTTCGACCGCCTGTCGTCGGTGTTCCTGTCGAACACCAACCACGAGGAGGACCAGCCGGTCCACCTGACGCTGCGCGACCCGAACGTGCCGGTCGAATACGACCTGCCGATGTACGACGAGCCGGCGCAACGCTATTGCCCGGCCGGTGTTTACGAGATCGTCGGACAGGAAACCGGCGACCCCAAGTTCGTCATCAACGCGCAGAATTGCGTCCACTGCAAGACCTGCGACATCAAGGACCCGACCCAGAACATCAACTGGGTCGTACCCGAGGGCGGTGGAGGCCCGAACTATCCCAATATGTAA
- a CDS encoding DUF488 domain-containing protein, which produces MTRIYTIGYEASTMADFIAALSAAGVRRVVDVRALPLSRRPGFSKTSLAASLAEAGIDYAHLKALGTPKRGRDAAKKGDVATLHAVYDDQLALPEAQAAAAIMLDLAAERPSALLCYEREPAHCHRTLLLDAVGEGVEIVHLYT; this is translated from the coding sequence ATGACGCGCATCTACACCATCGGTTACGAGGCGAGCACGATGGCGGACTTCATCGCGGCGCTCTCTGCGGCCGGTGTCCGGCGCGTCGTCGACGTGCGGGCGCTGCCATTGTCGCGCCGCCCGGGGTTCTCCAAGACGTCGCTTGCCGCCAGCCTTGCGGAAGCGGGAATCGACTACGCCCATCTGAAGGCGCTCGGTACGCCCAAGCGCGGCCGCGATGCCGCGAAGAAGGGCGATGTCGCCACGCTGCACGCGGTGTACGACGATCAGCTCGCGTTACCCGAAGCGCAGGCCGCCGCCGCGATCATGCTCGATCTGGCCGCCGAGCGCCCGAGCGCGCTGCTGTGCTATGAACGCGAACCGGCGCATTGCCACCGCACCCTGCTGCTCGACGCGGTGGGTGAGGGCGTGGAGATCGTGCATCTCTACACCTGA
- a CDS encoding long-chain fatty acid--CoA ligase: MLGGMQDFELRVSTLIDHAAREYGDREVVTRWADGSETRSDWHGIAHDARRLAQALERLGMTRGDRVATMAMNHGHHLAAWYGTIGMGGVIHTINPRLFDDQLAYIANHAGDRVLLYDRAFQPIVDRLRDRWTTIEHYVVMDGDGPGTLRALIEGEDGDYVWATGGEREPCMLCYTSGTTGNPKGVLYEHRSTLLHAMLVVSPAVLSLSSAAVLLPVVPMFHAAAWGTPFAAPLAGAKLVFSAINDARTLCELMNREKVTISSGVPTVWLATFAHLDASGDTLPHLRMATIGGSAAPRAMIERLMDMGVEVKHLWGMTETSPVATAGAPPVGWADWPKDRKLDFLTKQGQIPFGVELTVIDDENVHLPRDGTSAGRLHIRGPWVVKRYFGADADAIDADGWFDTGDVAVIHPDGTMQITDRSKDVIKSGGEWISSVDLENAAIGCPGVAEAAAIGIAHPKWDERPLLIVVRKPDSDVTEHAIVAHLSGVVAKWWLPDAVVFVDALPHTATGKLLKTALREQFKDYRLAA, translated from the coding sequence ATGCTCGGCGGAATGCAGGATTTCGAACTTCGGGTATCGACGCTGATCGATCATGCCGCGCGTGAATATGGTGACCGGGAGGTCGTGACGCGCTGGGCCGATGGTAGCGAGACGCGCAGCGACTGGCACGGGATTGCGCATGATGCGCGGCGACTGGCGCAGGCACTGGAACGGCTGGGAATGACCCGTGGCGATCGCGTGGCGACGATGGCGATGAACCACGGGCATCATCTGGCCGCGTGGTATGGCACGATCGGCATGGGCGGCGTGATCCACACGATCAACCCGCGGCTGTTCGACGATCAGCTGGCCTATATCGCCAATCACGCCGGCGATCGCGTGCTGCTCTACGATCGCGCGTTCCAGCCGATCGTCGATCGGTTGCGCGACCGGTGGACGACGATCGAACATTATGTCGTGATGGACGGCGACGGCCCCGGCACGCTCCGCGCGCTGATCGAGGGCGAAGATGGCGATTATGTCTGGGCCACCGGCGGCGAGCGCGAGCCGTGCATGCTCTGCTACACCAGCGGCACCACCGGCAATCCCAAGGGGGTATTGTACGAACATCGTTCGACCCTGCTGCACGCGATGCTGGTGGTGTCGCCTGCGGTGCTGTCGCTGTCGTCGGCCGCGGTGTTGCTGCCGGTTGTGCCGATGTTCCATGCCGCGGCCTGGGGCACGCCGTTCGCGGCGCCGCTGGCGGGCGCGAAACTGGTGTTCTCCGCGATCAACGATGCGAGGACCCTGTGCGAGCTGATGAACCGCGAGAAGGTGACGATATCGTCCGGCGTCCCGACGGTGTGGCTGGCGACCTTCGCCCATCTGGATGCTTCGGGCGACACGCTGCCGCATCTCAGGATGGCGACGATCGGCGGATCGGCCGCGCCGCGCGCGATGATCGAGCGGCTGATGGACATGGGGGTCGAGGTCAAACACCTGTGGGGCATGACCGAAACGTCGCCTGTGGCGACCGCGGGCGCACCGCCGGTCGGCTGGGCGGACTGGCCAAAAGATCGCAAGCTCGATTTCCTGACCAAGCAAGGGCAGATTCCGTTCGGCGTCGAACTGACGGTGATCGACGACGAGAACGTCCATTTGCCGCGTGACGGTACGTCCGCCGGGCGGCTGCACATCCGCGGGCCGTGGGTGGTGAAGCGCTATTTCGGGGCGGATGCGGATGCGATCGATGCGGACGGCTGGTTCGACACCGGCGACGTCGCGGTCATCCATCCCGACGGTACGATGCAGATCACCGACCGGTCGAAGGACGTCATCAAGTCGGGCGGCGAATGGATCAGCTCGGTCGATCTGGAGAATGCCGCAATTGGGTGCCCGGGCGTAGCGGAGGCGGCAGCGATCGGCATCGCTCATCCCAAATGGGACGAGCGGCCGTTGCTGATCGTGGTGCGCAAGCCCGACAGCGATGTGACCGAACACGCCATCGTCGCTCACCTGTCGGGCGTGGTCGCGAAATGGTGGCTGCCCGATGCGGTGGTGTTCGTCGACGCGCTGCCGCACACGGCAACGGGCAAGCTGCTGAAGACGGCGCTGCGGGAACAGTTCAAGGATTACCGTCTGGCGGCCTGA
- a CDS encoding lytic transglycosylase domain-containing protein, which yields MAAAPAWADSGPEPAGEAKLAAIGGADRIPDQLDAGQREGYRAVFQAIRDGKWQDAQIGLDAMKPGPLHAIARAELYTAKGSPRIELEPLMAVLNEAPELPQAADLARLAKARGASELPPLPLAQRLIWQDGAPRRVRAKATKSDEIAADLATRMQPFVKADMATDAQALLEITQGLTPEAQTEWQAKVAWMYFLTGDDANARSMAVKAANGVGDWAVQGRWTGSLSAWRQNDCAAAETGFEGVAARATDVDLRAAALYWASRADMVCGRPDKVQARLQSAAQFSESFYGQLSRQALLIKDKGKPSTQVVAADWARLDKRPNLRVAAALAEIGETDLADGVIRQQARIGDPSEFGSLVRVAEALSLPATTVWLAHNCPQGVVATAEARYPTPNWTPSSGWRVDKALVYAHTLEESGFRNKVVSPAGAYGLMQIMPAAATDYSREKGLPLDKSALTRPATNMDIGQRHLERLRDMAGVTGGLLPKVIAAYNAGPRPVGDWNAIVHDGGDPLLYIESIPYWETRGYVTTVLRNYWMYEAQGGRKASASRSALAQGMWPRFPGLPGAAAVRMNARPNATAIAVNGRVSPQSTTVSKD from the coding sequence ATGGCGGCGGCACCCGCCTGGGCGGATAGCGGACCCGAGCCAGCCGGCGAGGCCAAACTCGCGGCGATCGGCGGCGCGGATCGCATTCCGGACCAGCTCGATGCCGGCCAGCGCGAAGGCTATCGCGCAGTGTTTCAGGCGATCCGCGACGGTAAATGGCAGGATGCGCAGATCGGACTCGACGCGATGAAGCCCGGGCCGCTGCATGCGATTGCGCGGGCCGAGCTGTACACCGCCAAGGGATCGCCGCGGATCGAGCTGGAGCCGCTGATGGCGGTGCTCAACGAAGCGCCCGAACTGCCGCAGGCGGCGGACCTCGCCCGACTGGCGAAGGCGCGCGGGGCGAGCGAACTCCCGCCCCTGCCCCTCGCGCAGCGGTTGATCTGGCAAGACGGTGCGCCCCGGCGGGTACGCGCGAAGGCGACGAAGAGCGACGAAATCGCAGCCGATCTGGCGACCAGGATGCAGCCGTTCGTCAAGGCGGACATGGCGACGGATGCGCAGGCGTTGCTGGAGATCACGCAGGGGCTGACGCCCGAGGCGCAGACCGAATGGCAGGCGAAGGTCGCCTGGATGTACTTCCTGACCGGCGACGACGCCAACGCACGCAGCATGGCGGTGAAGGCGGCGAATGGCGTGGGCGACTGGGCGGTACAGGGCCGCTGGACCGGATCGCTGTCGGCGTGGCGGCAGAACGACTGCGCCGCGGCCGAGACGGGATTCGAGGGCGTGGCGGCACGCGCCACCGACGTCGATCTGCGCGCGGCGGCGCTCTATTGGGCGTCGCGCGCCGACATGGTGTGCGGCCGGCCCGACAAGGTGCAGGCGCGGCTGCAATCGGCGGCGCAGTTTTCCGAAAGCTTCTACGGCCAGTTGTCGCGGCAGGCGCTGTTGATCAAGGACAAGGGCAAGCCGTCGACTCAGGTGGTCGCGGCGGACTGGGCACGGCTCGACAAGCGGCCGAACCTCCGCGTCGCGGCGGCGCTGGCCGAGATCGGCGAAACCGATCTGGCCGACGGCGTCATCCGGCAACAGGCACGGATCGGCGATCCGTCCGAATTCGGCAGCCTGGTGCGCGTCGCCGAGGCGCTGAGCCTGCCCGCCACCACCGTCTGGCTGGCCCACAATTGTCCGCAGGGCGTCGTCGCGACCGCAGAGGCGCGCTATCCGACGCCGAACTGGACGCCATCGAGCGGCTGGCGCGTCGACAAGGCGCTGGTTTACGCCCACACGCTGGAAGAGAGCGGGTTCCGCAACAAGGTCGTCAGCCCCGCCGGCGCCTATGGTCTGATGCAGATCATGCCTGCCGCTGCGACCGATTATTCGCGTGAGAAGGGCCTGCCGCTCGACAAGAGCGCGTTGACCAGACCGGCGACCAATATGGATATCGGCCAGCGCCACCTCGAACGGCTGCGCGACATGGCGGGCGTGACCGGCGGTCTGCTGCCCAAGGTGATCGCGGCCTATAACGCCGGCCCGCGTCCCGTCGGCGACTGGAACGCGATCGTGCACGATGGCGGCGATCCCTTGCTGTATATCGAGAGCATTCCGTATTGGGAGACGCGCGGCTACGTCACGACGGTGCTGCGCAACTACTGGATGTACGAGGCGCAGGGCGGACGGAAGGCATCGGCCAGCCGGTCGGCGCTGGCGCAGGGCATGTGGCCGCGCTTCCCCGGCCTGCCCGGCGCGGCAGCGGTACGGATGAATGCGCGGCCGAATGCGACCGCGATCGCGGTGAACGGACGGGTCTCGCCGCAATCGACGACGGTGTCGAAGGATTGA
- a CDS encoding cation:proton antiporter: MAIGLENAGFSDALVILGAAGLVIPAFARFRVSPVIGFILVGMLVGPFGLGQLTDRAPWLYYLTISNPHSIEPFAEFGIILLLFSIGLELSFKRLWSMRAQVFGTGPAELIGSAALIAIAVHMLGQEWAGSAGLGLALALSSTALVLPLVGTTSPVGRGAFAMLLFEDLALVPIIFALGAMAPTASDEGWVGIAGVALRGGATVVVMYLGGRLVLPRLFAQAARTKSPELFLAASLLVVIVASVATTAAGLSPIVGALLAGLLIAETEYHTEVEVMTAPFKGLALGVFLITVGMSVNLAEVLANWSSLLIAVVAVVGVKAVVTFLLLRVAQTARGTAAETGLLMGSPSETTLIVLATAAQAQLILPSTAAFWQTVTAIGLTITPLLAKAGNLLSRGIERGAVGDDLPIDDTGEGPGAVVIGFGRVGQMVADLLAVHGQRYIAVEADIDTVAIARRDGYPVLFGDIARAELVDRLDLARARALILTMDDPVLTVRLARRMRALAPELPIIARARDPRHAAELYRAGVTDAVPETLESSLQLSEAVLVDLGVAMGPVIASIHEKRDELRRSIRAEAEIDREPRIRRVRRLSDAVQSPPQV, encoded by the coding sequence ATGGCGATCGGACTGGAAAATGCGGGCTTCAGCGATGCGCTGGTAATTCTGGGCGCGGCGGGGCTGGTGATCCCCGCCTTTGCGCGGTTCCGGGTCAGCCCGGTCATCGGGTTCATCCTGGTGGGCATGCTGGTCGGGCCGTTCGGGCTGGGGCAGCTGACCGATCGGGCGCCGTGGCTTTATTACCTGACGATATCCAACCCGCATTCGATCGAGCCGTTCGCCGAATTCGGCATCATCCTGCTGCTGTTCTCGATCGGGCTGGAACTGTCGTTCAAGCGATTGTGGTCGATGCGCGCGCAGGTATTCGGCACAGGGCCTGCCGAGCTGATCGGATCGGCGGCGCTCATCGCGATCGCGGTCCATATGCTGGGACAGGAATGGGCCGGATCGGCGGGGCTTGGCCTTGCGCTCGCGCTGTCCTCGACCGCACTGGTGCTGCCGCTGGTGGGCACGACCAGCCCGGTCGGGCGGGGCGCGTTCGCGATGCTGCTGTTCGAGGATCTGGCGCTGGTGCCGATCATCTTCGCGCTCGGAGCGATGGCGCCGACCGCCAGCGACGAAGGCTGGGTCGGGATTGCCGGCGTCGCGCTGCGCGGCGGGGCGACCGTGGTCGTCATGTATCTCGGCGGGCGGCTGGTGCTGCCGCGCCTGTTCGCACAGGCGGCGCGGACGAAGAGCCCGGAGCTGTTCCTCGCCGCGTCGCTGCTGGTCGTCATCGTCGCCAGCGTGGCGACGACCGCGGCGGGCTTGTCGCCGATCGTCGGCGCGCTGCTCGCCGGACTGCTGATCGCGGAAACCGAATATCATACCGAGGTCGAGGTGATGACCGCGCCGTTCAAGGGGCTGGCGCTGGGCGTGTTCCTGATCACCGTCGGCATGAGCGTCAATCTGGCGGAGGTGCTGGCGAACTGGTCGTCGCTGCTGATCGCGGTCGTCGCGGTGGTGGGCGTGAAGGCCGTCGTCACCTTCCTGCTGTTGCGCGTCGCGCAGACGGCGCGCGGCACCGCGGCGGAGACGGGGCTGCTGATGGGCAGCCCGTCCGAAACGACGCTGATCGTGCTGGCGACCGCGGCGCAGGCGCAGCTGATCCTGCCATCCACCGCCGCTTTCTGGCAGACGGTGACCGCGATCGGGCTGACGATCACGCCGCTGCTGGCAAAGGCGGGCAATCTCTTGTCACGCGGGATCGAACGCGGGGCGGTGGGCGACGACCTGCCGATCGACGATACCGGCGAAGGACCCGGCGCGGTGGTGATCGGCTTCGGACGCGTCGGCCAGATGGTCGCGGACCTGCTCGCGGTGCACGGCCAGCGCTATATCGCGGTGGAGGCAGATATCGACACCGTGGCGATCGCGCGGCGCGACGGTTATCCGGTGCTGTTCGGCGACATCGCCCGGGCGGAGCTGGTCGATCGGCTCGACCTCGCGCGTGCCCGCGCGCTGATCCTGACGATGGACGATCCGGTTCTGACGGTGCGGCTGGCCCGCCGGATGCGCGCGCTGGCGCCCGAGTTGCCGATCATCGCCCGCGCACGCGATCCGCGTCACGCGGCCGAGCTGTATCGCGCCGGCGTCACGGATGCCGTTCCTGAGACGCTGGAAAGCTCCCTGCAACTGTCCGAAGCTGTGCTGGTCGACCTCGGGGTGGCGATGGGGCCGGTGATCGCGTCGATCCACGAGAAGCGCGACGAATTGCGCCGGTCGATCCGGGCGGAAGCGGAGATCGACCGCGAGCCGCGCATCCGCCGGGTGCGCCGGCTGAGCGACGCGGTGCAATCCCCCCCTCAGGTGTAG
- a CDS encoding uracil-DNA glycosylase translates to MGADQHLDWMSSAASALDWWQEAGVDVLVDDAPRDWLAEPMAAPVAFVAPAAPVHIPAALPETLADFIAWRMGDAVPEVEWRGVSITAAGPPEAQVMVLVDCPDKDDGAAGMLMTGPTGALFDRMLAAIGLSRETIHLAAVCAKRPVAGRMPREVEARLAEISKHHIGLVAPKRLLLLGNAASRAILGAEMPGTRGSLHRFNHKRGETEVVASFHPRFLIEKPAAKAEAWKDLQLLMGGVSA, encoded by the coding sequence GTGGGGGCCGATCAACATCTCGACTGGATGAGCAGCGCGGCGAGCGCGCTCGACTGGTGGCAGGAGGCGGGCGTCGACGTGCTCGTCGACGACGCCCCACGGGACTGGCTGGCCGAACCGATGGCGGCCCCGGTGGCGTTCGTCGCCCCTGCCGCTCCGGTGCACATCCCTGCCGCCTTGCCCGAGACGCTGGCGGATTTCATCGCGTGGCGGATGGGTGATGCGGTGCCGGAGGTCGAATGGCGCGGCGTGTCGATCACCGCTGCCGGACCGCCAGAGGCGCAGGTGATGGTGCTGGTCGATTGCCCCGACAAGGACGACGGCGCAGCGGGGATGCTGATGACCGGCCCGACCGGCGCGCTGTTCGACCGGATGCTCGCCGCGATCGGGCTGTCGCGCGAGACGATCCACCTTGCCGCGGTGTGCGCAAAGCGACCGGTGGCGGGCCGGATGCCGCGCGAGGTCGAGGCGCGGCTGGCGGAAATTTCGAAGCACCATATCGGGCTGGTCGCGCCGAAACGGCTGCTGCTGCTCGGCAATGCGGCGAGCCGTGCCATTCTGGGGGCGGAAATGCCCGGGACGCGCGGGTCTTTACACCGGTTTAACCATAAGCGTGGTGAGACCGAGGTGGTCGCCAGCTTTCATCCGCGCTTTCTCATCGAGAAGCCCGCGGCGAAGGCCGAGGCGTGGAAGGATCTGCAATTGCTGATGGGGGGAGTATCCGCGTGA
- a CDS encoding pilus assembly protein: protein MNRLIRDARGVTIVEFAIILPAMLTLICGTVEMGHMILARQVLEGAVVDAARKATASMETGEADRRAIMIASITSSMASFPRAPGQAIDIQTRVYADFSSAYPETYTDTNGNNRFDAGEPYVDRNRNGQWDNATAKTGTLGGPGDVVSYTARYPKRLLFGFVGRFVGRANGVLPLSATTVVRNEAVVRS from the coding sequence ATGAACCGCCTGATCCGCGACGCCCGCGGCGTCACCATCGTCGAATTCGCGATCATCCTGCCGGCGATGCTGACGCTGATCTGCGGCACGGTCGAGATGGGGCACATGATTCTCGCCCGACAGGTGCTGGAGGGTGCCGTGGTCGATGCCGCCCGCAAGGCGACGGCGAGCATGGAGACGGGCGAGGCGGATCGACGCGCCATCATGATCGCCAGCATCACCAGTTCGATGGCGTCGTTCCCCAGGGCGCCGGGGCAGGCGATCGACATCCAGACGCGGGTCTATGCCGACTTCAGCTCCGCCTATCCGGAAACCTACACCGACACGAACGGCAACAACCGCTTCGATGCGGGCGAACCCTATGTCGATCGCAACCGCAACGGACAGTGGGACAATGCGACCGCCAAGACGGGGACGCTGGGCGGTCCCGGCGACGTCGTCAGCTATACCGCGCGCTATCCCAAGCGGCTGCTGTTCGGTTTCGTCGGCCGCTTCGTCGGGCGTGCCAACGGTGTCCTGCCACTGTCCGCCACGACCGTCGTCCGCAACGAAGCCGTGGTGCGCAGTTGA